CGGCCCGGACGTGTTGGCCCACAACATCGAGACGGTCGACCGGCTCCAGTGGCCGGTGCGGGACCGGCGGGCCGGCTACCAGCAGTCGCTCGACGTGTTGACACAGATTGCCGACTCCGACTGCTACGCGAAGACCTCCATCATGCTCGGCGTGGGGGAGTACGACCACGAGGTTTACCAGACGCTGTCGGACCTCCGGCAGGTCGGGGTCGACATCGTCACGCTCGGGCAGTATCTCCAGCCGTCGACGCGCCATCTGGAGGTGTTCGAGTACGTCCATCCGGACAAGTTCGACACGTGGCAGGCCGTCGCGGAAGAGCAGTTCGGGTTCCGCTACTGTGCGTCGGGACCGATGGTTCGGTCGTCGTTCAAGGCGGGCGAGTTCTTCGTGGAGGCGGTCGCCCGCGAGGGACTGTCGCCGGCAGAAGCGCGCGAACAGGCCCACGCCCGGGGCGACTGAGACGCCATCACGTACCACGCCCCGTCGCGAGAGCCGACAAACACGTGAAAATGCCGAACGCAGCGGCGAGATTTCCGACCGTTCGTCGTATATCCTGGCAATAGTCACGGCCTACGAAAGGTATTTACGAAACTACTTTGTCCGGTGGCGCTGACACCACGAGTATGATAGACCGGGTGGTAGGACGGTGAGCGTACTCGATACGGACCCACGCGAGCAGGTGCAGGTGCTCGCAGAGGACGGGTCGGTGGTCGAGGGAGCGACCGTTCCCGACCTCTCCGAGGAGGAGTTCGTGGAGATGTACCGGACGATGAAGCTGGCTCGCCACTTCGACCAGCGGGCCGTCAGCCTCCAGCGACAGGGGCGGATGGGGACGTATCCGCCGCTGTCGGGCCAGGAGGCCGCACAGGTCGGCTCCGCGATGGCACTCGACGACCAGGACTGGCTCATCCCATCCTATCGCGAGCACGCAGCGTCGTACGTCCACGGGCTGACGCTCGAAGGGACGCTCCGCTACTGGATGGGCGACGAGCGGGGGAACAAGCTGGACGATTTGAACATCTTCCCCGTCGCCGTGCCGATTGCCTCACAGGTCCCCCACGCCGCCGGGCTGGGGATGGCCGCCAACTACAACGACACCGACGAGGTGTTCATGTGTTACTTCGGCGACGGCGCGACCTCGGAAGGCGATTTCCACGAGGGACTGAACTTCGGCGGCGTCTTCGACACGCCGACCGTCTTCTTCTGTAACAACAATCAGTGGGCGATTTCCGTCCCGCGGGAGAAACAGACCGCCTCCGAGACCATCGCACAGAAGGCAATCGCCTACGGGATGGACGGCGTGCAGGTCGACGGGATGGACCCGCTTGCCGTCTACAAGGTGGCGAGTGCGGCCGTCGAGCGCGCGCGCAACGGCGAGGAGGACAAACTGCGCCCGACGCTCATCGAGGCGGTGCAGTACCGCTACGGTGCCCACACGACCGCCGACGACCCGTCCGTCTACCGGCAGGACGACGAGGTCGAGGAGTGGAAGGCGAAGGACCCGATTCCGCGCATGGAGACGTTCCTGCGCGACCGCGGCACTCTCGACGACGAGCGCGTCGCCGACATCACCGAATCCGTCGAGGACGAGGTGGCAGCGGCGATCGAGACCGCGGAAGGGTTCACCCGACCGACGACGGACAGCATGTTCGAGCACGTCTACGCCGACATGTCGGAGCGACTCCGCGAGCAGAAGGCGTATCTCGACCGACTCCGGTCGGACCACGGCGACGAGGAACTACTGGAATGAGCGACACACAGAATCTCACACTCGTACAGGCGGTTCGGGACGGACTGAAAGGCGAACTGGAACGCGACGAAGACGTGGTCGTCTTCGGCGAAGACGTCGGGAAGAACGGCGGCGTCTTCCGCGCCACGCAGGGACTCTACGACGAGTTCGGCGAGGAGCGCGTCTTCGACACGCCGCTTGCGGAGTCCGGCATCGTCGGCACCGCGATCGGGATGGCGGCCTACGGGATGAAGCCCGTCCCCGAGATGCAGTTCTCGGGCTTCGCCTACCCCGCCTTCGACCAGATTGTCTCACACGCCGCGCGGCTTCGCACGCGCTCGCGGAGTCGCTTCTCCGTGCCGATGACACTCCGGATGCCCTACGGCGGCGGCATCCGCGCACCCGAACACCACTCCGAGTCGAAGGAGGCCTTCTACACCCACGAGGCCGGACTGAAGGTCGTCGTTCCGTCGACGCCGCGCGACACGAAGGGGCTGCTCGCGGCATCCATCCGCGACCCCGACCCGGTCGTGTTCATGGAGCCGAAGCTCATCTACCGGGCCTTCCGCGAGGAGGTGCCCGACGAGACGTACACGGTCGAACTCGGCGAGGCGAAGACCCGGCGTGAGGGGTCGGACGTATCCGTGTTCACGTGGGGAGCCATGACGCGGCCGTCGCTCGAAGCCGCGGAGAACCTCGACGGTGATATCGACGTAGAGGTCATCGACCTCCGCACGCTGTCGCCGATGGACTGGGACTCGATTGTCGAGTCGTTCAAGAAGACGGGCCGTGCGGTCGTCGTCCACGAGGCCCCGAAGACGGGCGGGCTGGGCGCTGAGATTGCCGCCACGATTCAGGAGGAGGCACTCGGCTACCAGAAGGCACCCGTGACGCGGGTCACCGGCTTCGATACGCCCTTCCCGCTGTACGCGCTGGAGGATTACTACATGCCAGAAGCCGCACGCATCGAGGACGGGATTCGGGAGGCGGTAGAGTTCTGATGGTCCGGAAATTCGAGCTACCCGACGTGGGCGAGGGACTGGCCGAGGCCGAAATCGTCTCGTGGCTCGTCGAGGTCGGCGACACGGTGACCGAAGACCAGCCGGTCGCCGAGGTCGAGACCGACAAGGCGGTCGTGGAGGTGCCGTCGCCGGTCAACGGGACCGTGAAGGAAATCCTCGCCGAGGAAGGCGAGATGGTTCCCGTCGGGAACGTCATCATCACGTTCGCCACCGAGGAGGACGACGAGGGGACGGACGAGAGCGAGGCCGAATCGGCTGTCTCTGCCGTCTCCGAAGTCGACGACGAGGAGGAGGCCGAGGAGAGCGAGTCTGGCACGGCCGCGAAGGGCGGCCGCGTGTTCGCCTCCCCGAGCGCGCGCCGACTCGCCCGCGAACTCGACGTGGACATCGCGGCCGTCGAGGGGAGCGGTCCCGGCGGGCGCGTCTCCGACGCCGACGTGCGGGCACACGCAGACGGCGACGAAGACGAGGGAGTCGAGTCGGCCGTCACGTCAGCGACCTCGAAAATCGAGGACAAGGAGGAGGAGCCAGCACCGACAGGCGACGTAGCACGCGCCGGGCGCGACCAGACGCTTGCCGCGCCGGCGACCCGCCGACTCGCCGAGGAGGAGGGCGTCGACCTCGACGACGTGCCGACCGACGAGACGCGCGACGGCGAGGCGTTCGTCCGGCCCGAACAGGTGCGTGAGTTCGCGGAGGCTCAACAGGCCGCACAGGCCGCCGACACGGAGGCGGTGCAGGCCGGCCAGGAGGCCGGCGCGGTCTCGACCACGCCCGAACGGGTCGACCAGCGCGAGACGCGCGAGCCGTACACGGGGATTCGCCGCACCATCGGCAAGCAGATGGAGACCTCGAAGTACACCGCGCCACACGTCACCCACCACGACGAGGTGGACGTGACGAAGCTGGTGGAGACGCGCGCGCGGCTGAAGCAGGAGGCCGAGGAGCGCGGCCAGAAGCTCTCGTACATGCCGTTCGTGTTGAAGGCGGTCGTCGCCGGCCTGCGCGAGTATCCGGTGCTCAACAGCCAGCTGGACGAGGAGGCAGAAGAAATCGTCACGAAACACTACTACAACATCGGCGTCGCGGCCGCGACCGACGCCGGGCTGATGGTGCCCGTGGTCGATGCGGTCGACCAGAAGGGGCTGCTCCAGCTGTCCGAGGAGATGAACGAGCTGGTGGCGGCGGCGCGTGACCGCTCCATCGCCCGCGAGGAGATGCAGGGTGGCACGTTCTCGATTACGAACTTCGGGGCCATCGGCGGCGAGTACGCCACGCCCATCATCAACTACCCCGAGACCGCAATCCTCGGGTTGGGCGAAATCAAGAAGAAGCCGCGCGTCGTGGACAGCGAGTCGCCACGCGACTCGGAGGCGAACGGCGCAGCCGTGAGCGGCGAGGTCGTCCCCCGACACGTGTTGACCCTCTCTCTTAGCATCGACCACCGCGTCATCGACGGGGCCGAGGCGGCCGCGTTCACGAACACGGTGAAAGAACACCTGCAGAACCCCGAACTCTTGTTACTCTAATGGTCGTCGGAGACATCGCAACTGGCACTGAGGTACTGGTCATCGGCGCGGGACCGGGCGGCTACGTCGCCGCCATCCGCGCCGCACAGCTCGGTCTCGACACGACGCTCGTCGAGAAGGACGCCTACGGCGGCGTCTGTCTGAATCGGGGCTGTATCCCGTCGAAGGCACTCATCACCGGGGCGGACACCGCCCACAGCGCCGCGTCCGCAGAGCGGATGGGTATCCACGCCGACCCGGCCGTCGATATGGCCGCGCTGTCGAGTTGGAAAGACGACGTGGTCGACCAGCTCACCGGCGGCGTCGAGAAGCTGTGTAAGGCGAACGGCGTCAACCTCATCGAAGGAACAGCAGAGTTCGACAGCGAGGGATCGGTCCGCGTGATGCACGGCGGCGACGGCCAAGGTTCAGAAACCATCGAGTACGAACACGCTATCGTCGCCACCGGCTCGCGACCCATCCAGATTCCCGGCTTCGAGTACGACGAGGAACACATCCTCTCCTCGCAGGGCGCGTTGAACCTGACGAGCGTCCCCGACGACCTGCTCGTCGTCGGCGCGGGCTACATCGGGATGGAGCTGTCGACCACGTACGCGAAGCTCGGGACGAACGTCGAGGTCATCGAGATGCTCGACAGCGCGCTCCCCGTCTACGAGGACGACGTGGCGCGCGTCGTCCGCACGCGCGCCGAGGAGTTGGGCGTCGGCTTCAACTTCGGAGAGGGCGCGAGTGAGTGGGAGGAAACCGTCGACGGCGGGGTCCGGCTCACCACCGAGACCGACGACGGCGAACGGTCGACCTACGAGGCCGACCATGTCCTCGTGGCCGTGGGTCGCCAGCCCGTCACCGACACGCTCGGACTCGACGCCATCGGGCTCGAACCGACCGATGCCGGCTTCCTCGACACCGACGAGTTCGGCGAGACCGACGTGGCGAACGTCTACGCCGTCGGCGACGTGGCCGGCGAGCCAATGCTCGCCCACAAGGCCTCGGCCGAGGGCGAGGTCGTCGCCGAGCACATCGCCGGCGAGCCGTCCGCGATGGACTTCCAGTCGATTCCGGGCGCGGTCTTTACCGACCCCGAAATCGGCACCGTCGGGATGACCGAGGCGGAGGCCGAGGAGGCCGGCTTCGAGCCGGTCGTCGGCCAGATGCCGATGAACGCCTCCGGACGCGCGCTCACGCTGGACGAGCCCGACGGGTTCGCCCGCGTCGTCGCCGACGCGGAGACCGAGTTCGTGCTCGGTGCCCAAATCGTCGCGCCGGAGGCCTCCGAACTCATCGGCGAGGTCGGACTGGCAATCGAGATGGGCGCGACACTCGAAGACCTCGCGTCGACCGTCCACACGCACCCGACGCTGTCGGAGGCCGTGATGGAGGCCGCGATGAACGCACAGGGACACGCGGTTCACACGCTGAACCGGTAGTTTCACCCAAATCTGCTCACAGCGTTTATTAAGCGGAATTACGCAAATTTGTCATAGGATGTCAATAATCGGACGAGCAGTGGGCATCGCAGGTGCCATTGGAGTCATTGTTGCTTTGTTGCGTCTACTCCCTTGTTTATCAAATCTGTTAGAGCCAAATTTCGATATGCTTGCATGCGTCTATCCGTCGGCTACGGGAATTGCAGGTATCAACATCCCGCTGGTGGTGATAATAGCAGTAGGGTTAGCCATAGTTTACCTGTGGTCGTGGGTAGATGGTCAGGGTTGGTAATTAGTGGCGGCAGTCGTCGTCGCAGTTGCCGTCCGGCTGTTTTCCGGGGTCAACGCTGATCGGCTGTTCGCTTCCACCGAGCGACTGCCGGGCGTGGGGGGCTGCTGGCCGGCGTGGTGACAGGGCTGTGCGTCGTGGCTTCCATGCGTGTGTCCGTGCCCACCATGCTCGTGTTCGTGCCCGTGTGGACAGTCACAGCCGGTGTGGTTGCCGTGGCCGTGGTGGTGTGCGGTCGGTTGGGCCTGGGTGTCCGGTGTCGTGGGGAGCGGAACGCCGGTCGCGACGCCGGCGAGCAGGAGCACGCCGACGAGGGCGATGGCGAGTCGTCGCATCACACCGGGGTAGCGGCGTCGACGGGATGGGCGATACGGCGAACATCTTCGGTCGTTGTGGCCGCCGACACCCTGATACGGGCGTGTCGCGAGACGGGAGTATGAACGCACTCACGCTCGGTCCCGAGGGGACCTACTCGCACCGCGCGACGCAGGCGGTCGCCGACGACATCGACTTCGCCGAGTCGGTGACGGCCATCGTCGAGGGGGTCGCGACGGGCGAGTACGACCGCGGCGTCGTCCCCATCGAGAACAGCATCGAGGGCAGCGTCACGGAGTCGCTCGACGCCTTAGCCGACCAGCGCGTCGCCGTCGTGCGCGAGGTCGTCACACCGATTCGCCACTCGCTGCTCGCACAGACCGAGACGTTCGAGACGGTGGCGAGCCACCAGCAGGCGCTCGCGCAGTGTCGCGAGTACCTGAACCGGGAGTATCCCGACGTGGTGACCGAGCCGGTCGCCTCCACCGCCCGCGGCGTCGAGCGCGCCCGCGAGGACAGCAGCGTCGCCGGCATCGGCCACCCGGCGAACGCGGGCGATGACCTCCGCGTGCTCGAAAGCGACATCCAAGACCGGAGTTCGAACGCGACCCGCTTCCTCGTCGTCGCGCCCGAGTCCGAGCGCAGCGACGCCGGCGGCAAGACCTCCTTCGTCGTCTACCCGAACACGAATCATCCGGGGCTGCTGCTCGACCTGCTGGAGCCGTTCGCCGAGCGCGACATCAACCTCTCGCGGGTGGAATCGCGGCCCTCGGGCGAGCGACTCGGCGACTACGTCTTCCACATCGACATCGAGGCGGGGCTGTACGAGGAGCGCACGAAGGGTGCGGTCACGGAGTTAGAGGAAATCGCGAACGAGGGGTGGGTGCGCGTGCTCGGGAGCTACGACACCGAGCACGTCGTCTGAGCGACACGGAGCAGACACCCGTCTGACGACAGTTTCACCCTGCTGCCGTCGTGCGATTTCACTTCCGCTCCGGATGGCGGGAGTTTATATACCGACGCGCCATATCAACGGCTGCACACGCTCCTTCCCTTTTGTCGAAACCGATAGGACCCCGGGCGGGGTAGCCGTAGGTATGCTCGACGTTGCAGATGTACTCGAAGCGCGCCAGCGGGTGATGGAGGTCGCCCGCCGCACCTCGCTCGACTACTCGCACACCTTCTCGAAGACGACCGGCGCGGACGTGTATCTCAAGCTGGAGAATCTCCAGCGCACCGGCTCGTTCAAGATTCGCGGCGCGACGAACAAGCTCGCACACCTCGACGACGAGGAGCGCGAGGCGGGTGTCGTCACCGCGAGCGCCGGTAACCACGCACAGGGCGTCGCGCTGGCGGCAGACCGCGCGGGCATCGACGCGAAGATCGTCATGCCGGAGTACGCCCCCGTCTCGAAGGTGGAGGCCACCCGCTCGTACGGCGCGGAGGTCATCCTGCACGGCATCGATTACGACGCCGCACAGGAGAAGGCCCACGAGCTGGAGGAACAGGAGGGCCGCACCTACGTCCACGCGTTCGACGACTACGACGTGATGGCCGGGCAGGGCACCCTCGGGCTCGAAATCGTCGAGGACCGACCGGACGTGGAGACGGTCGTCGTCCCCATCGGCGGCGGCGGACTCATCTCCGGGGTGGCGACCGCGGTGAAGGCGAACGACCCCGAGACGCGCGTCGTCGGCGTGCAGGCCGAGGGTGCCTCGGCGATGGCCCAGTCACTCGAGAAGGGCGAGCGCGTCGAGACCGAGGCCGTCGACACCATCGCCGACGGCATCGCCGTCGGCCAACCCGGCTCGCTCACCTTCGAGGTCGTCTCCGAGCGCGTCGACGAAATCGTCACCGTCAGCGACGCCGCCATCGCACGGACGCTCGTGGACCTCCTCGAACGGTCGAAGACGCTCGTAGAGGGAGCCGGCGCGATTGCGCTCACCGCCGTCGTGGAGGAGGCCTTCGACTACGAGGAGGGTGAGGTCATCGTCCCGGCGCTGTGTGGGGGCAACATCGACCTGAACGTCCTGCGCAACGTCATCACGCGCGGGCTGGTCGAGGACGGTCGCTATCTCAAACTCAAGACGACGCTGGAGGACCGCCCCGGCGCGCTCGAACGGCTCATCGGCATCATCGCCGACGCGCGCGCCAACATCTTCGGTATCGAACACGAACGCACCTCCCTGGAGATGAGCGTCGGCGCGACGGAGGTAGAGTTGGACCTCGAAACCCGGGGCCACGACCACGTCGCCGAACTCATCGCCGCGCTCGAAGCCGAGGGCTACGACGTGGAGATTCTGGTCTAAAAAACGAAACGGCGACTACTTACTCTGCGGAGCCGGTCTCGATCGGCGCGCCGACGAGATTACCCCACTCGGTCCACGAGCCGTCGTAGTTGACGGTGTCGTCGTAGCCGAGCAGTTCGTGGAGTGCGAACCACGCGACCGACGAGCGCTCGCCGATGCGGCAGTAGGCGACGGTCGTCCCCTCGCCGTCGATGCCTTCCTCGGCGTAGAGCGTTTCGAGGTCGTCGAAGTCCTTGAACGTCCCGTCGTCGTTCGTCACGGCTGCCCACGAGATGTTGCGGGCACCGGGGACGTGGCCGCCGCGCTGGGCAGTCTCCTGCAGGCCCGGGGGCGCGAGAATCTCGCCGGAGAACTCCTCGGGCGAGCGAACGTCGACGAGCGGAATCTCGCGCTCGATGGCGTTCTCCACGTCGTCGCGGTAGGCGCGGATGGACTCGCGCGGCCCGGACGCGGTGTACTCTTGTGCCGGGTAGCTCGGGACCTCGTCGGTGGTCGGGTAGTCGTTCTCCACCCAGTACTCGCGGCCGCCGTCGAGCAGCTTCACGTCGTCGTGGCCCCAGTACTTGAACTGCCAGTAGGAGTAGGCGGCAAACCAGTTGGAGTTGTCACCGTAGAGGACGACCGTCGTGTCCTCGGTGATACCGTGGCTGCCGAGCAGATTCTCGAACTCGGACTTGTCGAGGATGTCGCGGGTCTGCTGGTCCTGGAGTTGGGTCTCCCAGTTGAACCCGATCGCGCCCGGCGCGTGGGCCTCGTCGTACGCCTCGGTGTCCACGTCGACCTCGACCAGCCGGTGGTCGGGGTCGTCGCTCTGGAACTCGTCGAGGTGCCCCTCCACCCAGTCGGCGGAGACGAGCACGTCGTTTGCATAATCAGTCATGATTCACCGTAACAACGACCGCCCCCTTCATAGATACCCCCCATTCGGACAGTTCGGCCACCACTCTCGTTTTCCAGATACTTTTGCCGCTACAATCGTGTCAACCGCTCGCACGGAAGCGGTGCAAAACGCCGCCGACAGCGCCCGATTCGCGCGAGGAGTAAATCTACCAGCACAAATTGCTGGTATCGTGGAGTCGCCGTCGACGAGCGATGGCGTCGGGTTCAAGCGCGCGGGCGACGACCGACGTGTATGGACACAGTCGTGTCGCCGGCGTGGCTCGCCGACGACGACGGGGCGGTCGTCGTGGACGTGCGAGACGCGTGGGAGTTCGACGGTATCGGCCACGTGCCGGGCGCGGTGAACATCCCGTTCGACAGCTTCCGGGGTGACGACGGCGAGGCCGGCAAACTGCCGGGGGCGGCGGTGTTCGCCGCGCTCGTCGAGGAGGCCGGCATCGACAACGAGGACACGATCGTCGCGTACGACGACCACCACGGCGTCTTCGCGGCCCGGTTTCTCGTGACGGCGGAGCTGTACGGCCACGACCCCGACAAGCTCGCCTTGCTCGACGGCGACTTCACCGCGTGGCAGCGCGAGTACGAGACGACGA
This portion of the Halosegnis longus genome encodes:
- the pheA gene encoding prephenate dehydratase: MNALTLGPEGTYSHRATQAVADDIDFAESVTAIVEGVATGEYDRGVVPIENSIEGSVTESLDALADQRVAVVREVVTPIRHSLLAQTETFETVASHQQALAQCREYLNREYPDVVTEPVASTARGVERAREDSSVAGIGHPANAGDDLRVLESDIQDRSSNATRFLVVAPESERSDAGGKTSFVVYPNTNHPGLLLDLLEPFAERDINLSRVESRPSGERLGDYVFHIDIEAGLYEERTKGAVTELEEIANEGWVRVLGSYDTEHVV
- the lpdA gene encoding dihydrolipoyl dehydrogenase, which produces MVVGDIATGTEVLVIGAGPGGYVAAIRAAQLGLDTTLVEKDAYGGVCLNRGCIPSKALITGADTAHSAASAERMGIHADPAVDMAALSSWKDDVVDQLTGGVEKLCKANGVNLIEGTAEFDSEGSVRVMHGGDGQGSETIEYEHAIVATGSRPIQIPGFEYDEEHILSSQGALNLTSVPDDLLVVGAGYIGMELSTTYAKLGTNVEVIEMLDSALPVYEDDVARVVRTRAEELGVGFNFGEGASEWEETVDGGVRLTTETDDGERSTYEADHVLVAVGRQPVTDTLGLDAIGLEPTDAGFLDTDEFGETDVANVYAVGDVAGEPMLAHKASAEGEVVAEHIAGEPSAMDFQSIPGAVFTDPEIGTVGMTEAEAEEAGFEPVVGQMPMNASGRALTLDEPDGFARVVADAETEFVLGAQIVAPEASELIGEVGLAIEMGATLEDLASTVHTHPTLSEAVMEAAMNAQGHAVHTLNR
- a CDS encoding alpha-ketoacid dehydrogenase subunit beta, whose product is MSDTQNLTLVQAVRDGLKGELERDEDVVVFGEDVGKNGGVFRATQGLYDEFGEERVFDTPLAESGIVGTAIGMAAYGMKPVPEMQFSGFAYPAFDQIVSHAARLRTRSRSRFSVPMTLRMPYGGGIRAPEHHSESKEAFYTHEAGLKVVVPSTPRDTKGLLAASIRDPDPVVFMEPKLIYRAFREEVPDETYTVELGEAKTRREGSDVSVFTWGAMTRPSLEAAENLDGDIDVEVIDLRTLSPMDWDSIVESFKKTGRAVVVHEAPKTGGLGAEIAATIQEEALGYQKAPVTRVTGFDTPFPLYALEDYYMPEAARIEDGIREAVEF
- the pdhA gene encoding pyruvate dehydrogenase (acetyl-transferring) E1 component subunit alpha; the protein is MSVLDTDPREQVQVLAEDGSVVEGATVPDLSEEEFVEMYRTMKLARHFDQRAVSLQRQGRMGTYPPLSGQEAAQVGSAMALDDQDWLIPSYREHAASYVHGLTLEGTLRYWMGDERGNKLDDLNIFPVAVPIASQVPHAAGLGMAANYNDTDEVFMCYFGDGATSEGDFHEGLNFGGVFDTPTVFFCNNNQWAISVPREKQTASETIAQKAIAYGMDGVQVDGMDPLAVYKVASAAVERARNGEEDKLRPTLIEAVQYRYGAHTTADDPSVYRQDDEVEEWKAKDPIPRMETFLRDRGTLDDERVADITESVEDEVAAAIETAEGFTRPTTDSMFEHVYADMSERLREQKAYLDRLRSDHGDEELLE
- the ilvA gene encoding threonine ammonia-lyase; this translates as MLDVADVLEARQRVMEVARRTSLDYSHTFSKTTGADVYLKLENLQRTGSFKIRGATNKLAHLDDEEREAGVVTASAGNHAQGVALAADRAGIDAKIVMPEYAPVSKVEATRSYGAEVILHGIDYDAAQEKAHELEEQEGRTYVHAFDDYDVMAGQGTLGLEIVEDRPDVETVVVPIGGGGLISGVATAVKANDPETRVVGVQAEGASAMAQSLEKGERVETEAVDTIADGIAVGQPGSLTFEVVSERVDEIVTVSDAAIARTLVDLLERSKTLVEGAGAIALTAVVEEAFDYEEGEVIVPALCGGNIDLNVLRNVITRGLVEDGRYLKLKTTLEDRPGALERLIGIIADARANIFGIEHERTSLEMSVGATEVELDLETRGHDHVAELIAALEAEGYDVEILV
- a CDS encoding 2-oxo acid dehydrogenase subunit E2 yields the protein MVRKFELPDVGEGLAEAEIVSWLVEVGDTVTEDQPVAEVETDKAVVEVPSPVNGTVKEILAEEGEMVPVGNVIITFATEEDDEGTDESEAESAVSAVSEVDDEEEAEESESGTAAKGGRVFASPSARRLARELDVDIAAVEGSGPGGRVSDADVRAHADGDEDEGVESAVTSATSKIEDKEEEPAPTGDVARAGRDQTLAAPATRRLAEEEGVDLDDVPTDETRDGEAFVRPEQVREFAEAQQAAQAADTEAVQAGQEAGAVSTTPERVDQRETREPYTGIRRTIGKQMETSKYTAPHVTHHDEVDVTKLVETRARLKQEAEERGQKLSYMPFVLKAVVAGLREYPVLNSQLDEEAEEIVTKHYYNIGVAAATDAGLMVPVVDAVDQKGLLQLSEEMNELVAAARDRSIAREEMQGGTFSITNFGAIGGEYATPIINYPETAILGLGEIKKKPRVVDSESPRDSEANGAAVSGEVVPRHVLTLSLSIDHRVIDGAEAAAFTNTVKEHLQNPELLLL
- a CDS encoding sulfurtransferase, encoding MTDYANDVLVSADWVEGHLDEFQSDDPDHRLVEVDVDTEAYDEAHAPGAIGFNWETQLQDQQTRDILDKSEFENLLGSHGITEDTTVVLYGDNSNWFAAYSYWQFKYWGHDDVKLLDGGREYWVENDYPTTDEVPSYPAQEYTASGPRESIRAYRDDVENAIEREIPLVDVRSPEEFSGEILAPPGLQETAQRGGHVPGARNISWAAVTNDDGTFKDFDDLETLYAEEGIDGEGTTVAYCRIGERSSVAWFALHELLGYDDTVNYDGSWTEWGNLVGAPIETGSAE